The following are from one region of the bacterium genome:
- a CDS encoding amino acid transporter: MEPRGGKIGFWAVSAIGVGGMVGGGIFAVLGLAVVLAGGGTPVAFALAGGVAAVTS; the protein is encoded by the coding sequence ATGGAGCCAAGGGGCGGGAAAATCGGATTCTGGGCGGTCTCCGCCATCGGAGTGGGGGGGATGGTGGGAGGGGGGATCTTCGCGGTGTTGGGGCTGGCCGTGGTCCTGGCCGGGGGGGGGACCCCGGTCGCTTTCGCCCTGGCCGGGGGGGTGGCGGCGGTAACCTCC